The genomic region TAACATGGCGATCGCGGCTTCGGGAATCATTGGCATATAAATGCCGACGAGATCTCCTTTTTTTACCCCTAACTGTTTGAGAACATTGGCAAATTTACAGACTTCCCGATGTAGTTGCGCGTAGGTGAGAGTGCGAGAATCGCCTGGTTCGCCTTCCCAGATCAAAGCAGCTTTATTCTTGCGCCAAGTGGTAAGGTGGCGATCGAGACAATTGTAAGAAATATTTATTTTGCCACCGACAAACCATTTCGCAAAAGGCGGTTGCCAATCTAACACCGTGTCCCATTTTTGGAACCAATGCAATTCTTTTTCCGCTAGTTCAGCCCAAAATTGCTGTGGATTGGCTTTGGCTTTGTTATAGAGTTCTTCATATTCATCGAAACTTTTGATGTGAGCTTTTTGAGAAAATTCTGCCGCAGGTTGAAATAAACGCTTCTCTTGCAGGATGGATTCAATCGTGATTTGTGACATAGCGATCGCTGTAATCGTTATTGCTACTAAAAACCATTCTGAATGCAGATTTGCCCGAAATTGTTTTGATTTTCGTTAAGATGGGCAACTACCCGTATTCGACAATTGTAGTCAGGTAGCTCCATCACTATTTGCGAGCGTGAAAGTTGTAGATGGAACAAAGCTTGCTGTAAATTATCCTGGTGAGAACGCGATTTCAAGCGATTGCAACGCCTAGCCTACTCTCCCTCTCTCCCGCTCAACAGGTTAAGCTGAATGGAAGAGTCATATTTTGACAAGCTGTATCTGTAGGGTCTTCAGGTTTAAAAACTGTTAATGATAGACGAAATCCTAAATTCCCCGTATCACGCCAGCATTGAAACCGCCGCAGTCTTAACCATTTTGATCTTTTTAGAGGCGGTACTCTCGGCTGATAATGCGATCGCTCTCGCGGCGATCGCCCAAGGACTAGAAAATAAAAAACTCGAACGTCAAGCGCTCAATCTCGGCTTAGTAGTTGCCTTCGTGCTGCGGATTGCCTTAATCTTGACAGCAACTTGGGTACAGCAATACTGGCAGTTCGAGCTATTAGGTGCGCTTTATCTACTGTGGCTAGTATTTCAACACTTTACCTCAGTAGAAGACGAAGACCACCTGCACCATGGACCTCGATTTCAAGCGCTTTGGCAAGCTATCCCCATCATCGCCTTCACAGATTTAGCATTTTCTCTCGATAGCGTCACTACAGCGATCGCAGTTTCTCAAGAACGCTGGCTGGTACTGACGGGGGCTACTGTTGGTATTATCACCCTCCGATTCATGGCAGGTTTATTCATTCGCTGGTTAGATGAATTTACCCATTTAGAAGATGCCGGATATATCACCGTTGCCTTGGTAGGCTTGCGATTGTTGCTGCGGGTAGCTAACGATGCTTTAGTACCCCCAGAATGGTTAATGATAACCGCGATCGCGCTGTTATTTCTCTGGGGCTTTTCCAAGCGCAATGTTGAGGACTCTCCTGAAGCGATCGTACCTACAGAAAATAAAGAAAAGGCTGAAGTACCGAAGTAGAGAATCGGTTGTAGAGACGTTACATGTAACGTCTCTACAACTCCCTACTCCTTAATCCACGGAGTCAAGCTAGGTTCCCAACTCGCTAGTTCTTCTTCCTTAAACCAGAGGCTAACTTCCTGTTGGGCAGTCTCCGGTGCATCGGAACCATGAATGATGTTACGCCCAATGTTAACGCCATAGTCGCCCCGAATTGTTCCTGGTTCTGCTGTTAGGGGGTTAGTAGCACCGATCATCTTCCGCGCTGAAGCAATAACTCCATCGCCTTCCCAAACCATCGCTACGACGGGACCCGAAGTGATAAACTCGACTAAACCTTGGAAAAATGGTCTTTCTCGGTGAACGCCATAATGCTGCTCGGCAAGTTCGCGGCTGACTTTCATAAACTTCATCCCAACCAGAGTAAAGCCTTTAGCTTCAAAACGACGAATAATTTCACCGACTAAACTTCGTTGTACGCCATCGGGCTTAATTGCTAAAAATGTGCGTTCCACAGCTATCTCCCTTCAAGTTGTCATTGGTCATTGGTCATTAGTCATTTGCAACTCACCAATGTCTAGTGACAAGTAACAAATATCAAAATTAGATTATCTTAAATCGGCGAACAGTTATCAGTTATCAGTTACTTACGACTTACAACTTACGACTTACCAACTACCCATGACCTTAATTTGAATAAGTTACACTGGCTATGCGTGGGGCTGTACAGAGGTTAGAAAGACGAGGTGAGAATAGACGACATGGGAGCAGATCCAACTGTAGAAGAAATGGAGCCAGCGACGGTTGCGCAAACCAAAACCGAGCTAAAAAACGAAAAGAAGAAGTCGTTGCACATCGCTCCTGGTAAATTATCGCGTTCGTGGACGATTGAAGACAGCGAAGCGCTCTACCGAATTCAAGGGTGGGGCGAACCATATTTTTCGATTAATGCCGCTGGTCATATCACAGTTTCTCCCAAAGGCGATCGCGGTGGTTCGTTGGATTTGTACGAGTTGGTAAATGCTTTAAAACAGCGAAATTTGGGACTACCTCTGTTAATTCGCTTTTCTGATATTTTAGAAGACCGGATCGAGCGGTTGAATGCTTGTTTTGCCAAGGCGATCGCCCGTTACAACTATCCTGGTGTCTATCGTGGCGTATTTCCGGTCAAATGCAACCAACAACGCCACCTAATTGAAGATTTGGTGCGATTTGGCAAACCGCACCAGTTCGGCTTGGAAGCTGGCTCTAAACCAGAGTTAATGATTGCTTTGGCGTTGCTAGATACTCCAGGGGCGCTGATTGTTTGCAATGGCTACAAGGATAAGGAATATATCGAAATCGCCATGCTAGCCAGCCGTTTAGGACAAACACCAATCGTCGTCCTAGAGCAAGTTGAAGAAGTCGATTTGGCAATTGAAGCCAGTCGTCAGTTGGGAATTCAGCCAATTTTGGGCGTGCGGGCAAAACTTAGTACCCAAGGAATGGGACGCTGGGGAACTTCTACAGGCGATCGGGCTAAATTTGGTTTGACTATCCCCGAAATCATTCAAGCGGTAGAAAAGTTACGCGCCGCCAATCTCCTCGGTTCGCTGCAATTACTCCACTTCCATATCGGTTCCCAAATCTCCGCGATTAATGTCATCAAAGACGCGATTCAAGAAGCCAGCCGAATTTATGTAGAGTTGGCGATGCTGGGAGCAAACATGAAGTATTTGGATGTAGGTGGCGGCTTGGGTGTAGACTACGACGGCTCCCAAACTAACTTCTACGCCTCTAAAAACTACAACATGCAAAACTATGCCAATGACATCGTGGCAGAGTTGAAATATGCCTGTGCGGAACGGCAAGTTTCAGTTCCGACGCTGATCAGTGAAAGCGGACGAGCGGTTGCTTCCCATCAGTCGGTTTTGATCTTTGATGTCGTCAGTACTTCCGATGTTCCTTTCGGTACGCCAGAACCACCCAAGGAGGACGAACCGCCAATCGTCCACCACCTTTGGGAAACTTACCAATCGATTACTAACGAAAATTATCAAGAGGCGTATCACGATGCGGTGCAGTTTAAAGATGAAGCCATCAGCCGCTTTAACTTGGGAATTATGCGCCTGACAGAAAGAGCTAGGGTAGAGCGGATTTACTGGGCTTGCTGCGAGAAGCTAATGGCTATAACCCGCCACGAGGAATACGTACCCGACGATTTGGAAGAGTTAGAAAAGATCATGGCTTCCATCTACTACGTCAATCTTTCCGTATTCCAATCAGCGCCGGATTGCTGGGCGATCGATCAGCTTTTCCCGATCATGCCGATCCATCGTTTAGACGAAGAACCCGATCGG from Chroococcidiopsis sp. SAG 2025 harbors:
- the speA gene encoding biosynthetic arginine decarboxylase, which gives rise to MGADPTVEEMEPATVAQTKTELKNEKKKSLHIAPGKLSRSWTIEDSEALYRIQGWGEPYFSINAAGHITVSPKGDRGGSLDLYELVNALKQRNLGLPLLIRFSDILEDRIERLNACFAKAIARYNYPGVYRGVFPVKCNQQRHLIEDLVRFGKPHQFGLEAGSKPELMIALALLDTPGALIVCNGYKDKEYIEIAMLASRLGQTPIVVLEQVEEVDLAIEASRQLGIQPILGVRAKLSTQGMGRWGTSTGDRAKFGLTIPEIIQAVEKLRAANLLGSLQLLHFHIGSQISAINVIKDAIQEASRIYVELAMLGANMKYLDVGGGLGVDYDGSQTNFYASKNYNMQNYANDIVAELKYACAERQVSVPTLISESGRAVASHQSVLIFDVVSTSDVPFGTPEPPKEDEPPIVHHLWETYQSITNENYQEAYHDAVQFKDEAISRFNLGIMRLTERARVERIYWACCEKLMAITRHEEYVPDDLEELEKIMASIYYVNLSVFQSAPDCWAIDQLFPIMPIHRLDEEPDRRGILADLTCDSDGKIDRFIDLRDVKSVLEMHSYKPGEPYYLGMFLNGAYQEIMGNLHNLFGDTNAVHIQLTPKGYQIEHVVKGDTMTEVLGYVQYDAEDLVESIRQRSEQAMLEKQITLQESQRLLQTYEQSLSRYTYLSSPA
- the ndk gene encoding nucleoside-diphosphate kinase, which produces MERTFLAIKPDGVQRSLVGEIIRRFEAKGFTLVGMKFMKVSRELAEQHYGVHRERPFFQGLVEFITSGPVVAMVWEGDGVIASARKMIGATNPLTAEPGTIRGDYGVNIGRNIIHGSDAPETAQQEVSLWFKEEELASWEPSLTPWIKE
- a CDS encoding TerC family protein, with protein sequence MIDEILNSPYHASIETAAVLTILIFLEAVLSADNAIALAAIAQGLENKKLERQALNLGLVVAFVLRIALILTATWVQQYWQFELLGALYLLWLVFQHFTSVEDEDHLHHGPRFQALWQAIPIIAFTDLAFSLDSVTTAIAVSQERWLVLTGATVGIITLRFMAGLFIRWLDEFTHLEDAGYITVALVGLRLLLRVANDALVPPEWLMITAIALLFLWGFSKRNVEDSPEAIVPTENKEKAEVPK